The following coding sequences lie in one Mucilaginibacter sp. KACC 22773 genomic window:
- a CDS encoding helix-turn-helix domain-containing protein, whose protein sequence is MNIGKAIKELRLEKNLNQTELAKQCDLTQTSLSQIESGIKRPNPSTLKKLCDFFEVPEAVVYLIATDISDVPEHKRELFEKLFPNLKKALIDMLIK, encoded by the coding sequence ATGAATATAGGAAAAGCAATCAAAGAACTGCGATTGGAGAAAAATCTAAATCAAACGGAGCTAGCTAAGCAATGCGATTTGACACAAACTTCGCTGTCACAGATTGAGAGTGGAATAAAACGTCCCAATCCTTCAACCTTAAAAAAGCTCTGTGATTTTTTTGAAGTACCGGAAGCCGTGGTTTATTTGATTGCTACCGATATAAGTGATGTCCCTGAACATAAACGCGAATTATTTGAAAAACTATTTCCAAATCTTAAAAAGGCATTGATCGATATGTTGATCAAGTAA